A region from the Bacillus sp. Marseille-P3661 genome encodes:
- the yajC gene encoding preprotein translocase subunit YajC, producing the protein MDVIYQVLPLVAMFAIFYFLLIRPQQKKQRAVQTMQSNLQKNDKIVTIGGLHGIIDSLDEDKIVIKCGDGSRLTYDRNAVREVLNKD; encoded by the coding sequence ATGGATGTAATTTATCAGGTATTACCGTTAGTGGCGATGTTTGCAATTTTTTATTTCTTGCTTATTCGTCCACAGCAAAAAAAGCAAAGAGCAGTTCAAACGATGCAGTCTAATTTGCAAAAAAATGACAAGATTGTAACGATTGGTGGTTTACACGGAATCATTGATTCTCTTGATGAGGACAAGATTGTAATCAAATGCGGCGATGGCTCTCGTTTGACTTATGACCGTAATGCAGTAAGAGAAGTACTGAATAAAGACTAA
- the ruvB gene encoding Holliday junction branch migration DNA helicase RuvB, which produces MDERIVSSEYVMDEDSFEQSLRPKLLDQYIGQEKVKENLKIFIEAAKLRQESLDHVLLYGPPGLGKTTLAAIISNEMGVQMRTTSGPAIERPGDLAAILTSLEPGDVLFIDEIHRLQRSVEEVLYSALEDFCIDIVIGKGPGARSVRLDLPPFTLVGATTRAGSLTAPLRDRFGVLSRLEYYKVEELRNIVNRTAEIFNLEIDSLAADEIARRSRGTPRIANRLLRRVRDFAQVRGNGTITAVLASNSLEMLQVDRLGLDHIDHKLLLSIIEKFMGGPVGLDTIAATVGEESHTIEEVYEPYLLQIGFLQRTPRGRIVTPLVYEHFQLEVPKK; this is translated from the coding sequence ATGGATGAACGGATCGTTTCAAGTGAATATGTAATGGATGAGGATTCGTTTGAACAAAGTCTGAGGCCCAAACTTTTAGATCAATATATTGGTCAAGAAAAAGTAAAAGAAAATTTGAAGATCTTTATTGAAGCAGCTAAATTGAGACAGGAATCACTGGATCATGTTTTGCTTTATGGGCCACCTGGGTTAGGTAAAACCACACTTGCTGCGATTATTTCAAATGAAATGGGCGTCCAAATGAGAACGACATCAGGCCCTGCAATTGAACGGCCAGGAGATTTGGCTGCCATTCTGACCTCGTTAGAGCCAGGCGATGTATTATTCATAGACGAAATCCATCGTTTACAAAGAAGTGTGGAGGAAGTTTTATATTCTGCACTTGAAGACTTCTGTATTGATATTGTTATTGGCAAGGGTCCAGGAGCTCGGTCCGTTCGATTGGATTTACCTCCGTTTACTTTAGTGGGAGCAACAACAAGAGCTGGTTCGCTGACAGCACCTCTACGAGACCGATTTGGCGTATTAAGCCGTTTAGAATATTATAAAGTCGAGGAATTAAGAAATATTGTCAATCGAACAGCTGAAATTTTTAACTTAGAAATTGATTCATTAGCGGCTGACGAGATTGCTAGACGATCACGAGGTACCCCGAGGATTGCGAATCGTCTCTTAAGAAGAGTACGCGATTTTGCACAAGTGCGTGGTAATGGTACAATTACGGCAGTATTGGCTTCGAACTCATTGGAAATGCTTCAAGTTGATCGTCTTGGTTTGGACCATATTGATCATAAACTATTGTTAAGTATTATTGAAAAATTTATGGGTGGACCTGTTGGTTTGGATACAATCGCTGCAACAGTGGGGGAAGAATCACATACAATTGAGGAAGTATATGAACCATACTTACTGCAAATTGGATTCTTACAACGAACACCTAGAGGAAGAATTGTGACGCCATTGGTCTATGAGCATTTTCAGTTGGAGGTGCCTAAAAAGTAA
- a CDS encoding DUF421 domain-containing protein codes for MEVLTIVLRTLFLYMLIILIFRIMGKREIGELSLLDLVVFMMIAEMAAIAIEDPSKPLVLTIIPMTILCSIQILLAFISLKSEKFRDVIDGKPSILIDQGEIDKQEMKKQRYNMDDLLVQLREKDIRSVADVEFAILEPSGKLSVFEKSKYNTINHVYNVPLPLIKDGIIQEDQLQRMNKTNLWLRQELRKLGYKDVKKIMYCSMNDDGTLFVNLKNE; via the coding sequence ATGGAAGTTCTTACAATTGTTTTGCGAACGTTATTTCTCTATATGCTAATTATCCTCATTTTTAGAATAATGGGTAAAAGAGAGATAGGGGAATTAAGTTTATTAGATCTTGTTGTGTTTATGATGATAGCCGAGATGGCTGCAATAGCTATCGAAGACCCTTCTAAACCGCTAGTATTAACAATTATTCCAATGACAATTTTATGTTCCATTCAAATATTGTTGGCATTCATCTCATTAAAAAGTGAGAAATTTCGGGATGTGATTGATGGAAAACCATCAATTCTCATTGATCAAGGTGAAATCGATAAACAGGAAATGAAGAAGCAAAGATATAATATGGATGATCTCCTCGTTCAACTAAGAGAAAAAGATATTAGAAGTGTAGCCGATGTAGAATTTGCAATCTTAGAACCCTCAGGTAAATTATCTGTCTTTGAAAAAAGTAAATACAATACAATAAACCATGTTTATAACGTACCACTTCCTTTAATAAAAGATGGAATTATTCAGGAAGATCAGCTACAACGAATGAATAAAACAAACTTATGGTTGCGTCAAGAGCTAAGAAAACTTGGATATAAGGATGTTAAAAAAATTATGTATTGTTCTATGAATGATGACGGTACGCTGTTTGTTAATTTAAAAAACGAATAA
- the safA gene encoding SafA/ExsA family spore coat assembly protein, whose product MKIHIVQKGDTLWKIAQKYGVDFQELKQVNSQLSNPDMIMPGMKIKVPTGSVPVHKKEKPKEMPKKEQPKVVSPAVDVPKEQPKVVAPAVPKEQPQVVSPAVEMPEPPQSKLPKMPDFSKLSKSLKMPPQVPIVDSNDIHLEQQMYNYTFNIPTFPTVPAQPVEETPPTAVAGVETEVPSEEELPPVAAPVMPAQPAMPMMPCYPVTGLLPGSGLPFGYHPVPAPYQQPFVPAPYPGYAPMQTGYPMQQPMPAVQGVDTEIPEAVDEDVMQGAAPAMPYTPYPQFPSPTAVSPAAYDDDMDEEYLQNYPGLGPVNMSVAGGDCGCGAPPVPAGSMLPQMPYGGAPAGYGGPVGYGGAPAGYGGAPVGYGGAPVGYGGAPAGYDSAPTGYGGAPVGYGGAPVGYGGAPTGYGGAPAGYGGAPTGYGGAPAGYGGAPAGYGGAPAGYGGAPAGYGGAPAGYGGMPAGYGGVPAGYGGAPAGYGGAPAGYGGAPAGYGGAPAGYGAIPPGFDMSTGTPYPQTSAPFGLYPTSQFPNQGYTPFRDDDDDDEDENADW is encoded by the coding sequence GTGAAAATCCATATTGTTCAAAAAGGGGATACGCTTTGGAAAATCGCACAGAAGTATGGTGTTGATTTTCAAGAACTAAAGCAAGTTAATTCTCAGTTAAGTAATCCCGATATGATTATGCCTGGAATGAAAATTAAAGTTCCTACAGGAAGTGTACCCGTTCATAAAAAAGAGAAACCGAAAGAGATGCCAAAGAAAGAGCAGCCAAAGGTAGTATCTCCTGCAGTAGATGTTCCTAAAGAACAACCAAAGGTTGTAGCACCGGCAGTTCCAAAAGAACAGCCACAGGTAGTGTCTCCGGCAGTAGAAATGCCAGAACCACCACAATCCAAGTTACCAAAAATGCCCGATTTTTCCAAGTTGTCAAAGTCGTTAAAAATGCCGCCACAAGTTCCGATTGTCGACTCTAATGACATCCATTTAGAGCAGCAAATGTATAACTATACATTTAATATTCCAACTTTTCCAACTGTACCTGCACAGCCAGTTGAAGAAACACCGCCCACTGCTGTAGCGGGGGTAGAAACCGAAGTCCCATCAGAGGAGGAACTTCCACCAGTAGCAGCACCTGTTATGCCAGCTCAGCCTGCAATGCCAATGATGCCATGTTATCCAGTTACAGGCCTATTGCCAGGAAGTGGATTACCGTTTGGATACCACCCAGTACCTGCTCCATATCAACAACCATTTGTACCTGCACCATACCCTGGTTATGCACCAATGCAAACAGGGTATCCAATGCAGCAGCCTATGCCAGCGGTGCAAGGGGTGGACACCGAAATACCAGAAGCAGTAGATGAGGATGTAATGCAAGGAGCTGCTCCAGCCATGCCTTATACTCCATATCCGCAATTTCCTAGTCCAACAGCTGTGAGTCCAGCTGCATATGATGACGATATGGATGAAGAATATCTTCAAAATTATCCTGGATTAGGTCCAGTTAATATGTCTGTAGCCGGTGGTGATTGTGGTTGTGGAGCACCACCTGTACCAGCTGGTTCTATGCTACCACAAATGCCATATGGAGGAGCGCCAGCGGGATATGGCGGTCCAGTAGGATATGGCGGTGCACCAGCGGGATATGGCGGCGCACCAGTAGGATATGGCGGTGCACCAGTAGGATATGGCGGCGCACCAGCGGGATATGACAGTGCACCAACGGGATACGGCGGCGCACCAGTAGGATATGGCGGCGCACCAGTAGGATATGGCGGTGCACCAACAGGATATGGAGGAGCGCCAGCGGGATATGGCGGTGCACCAACAGGATATGGAGGAGCGCCAGCGGGATATGGCGGTGCACCAGCAGGATATGGAGGAGCGCCAGCGGGATACGGCGGTGCACCAGCAGGATATGGAGGAGCGCCAGCGGGATACGGAGGAATGCCAGCAGGATATGGCGGCGTACCAGCAGGATATGGCGGCGCACCAGCAGGATATGGCGGCGCACCAGCGGGATATGGCGGCGCACCAGCAGGATATGGCGGCGCACCAGCTGGATATGGAGCAATACCACCTGGATTTGACATGTCAACAGGTACACCGTATCCACAAACTTCTGCACCTTTTGGACTATACCCAACATCGCAATTTCCTAACCAAGGATACACTCCTTTTAGAGATGACGATGATGATGACGAAGATGAAAATGCAGACTGGTAA
- a CDS encoding TIGR04086 family membrane protein, with the protein MSTKNSFMAMLYGVITIFIIVLSTSIMLSLLLRFTSIQETALTWPIMALSFLALFIGGFVSGGKGKQKGWLIGAGTGLLFSLLVFLVQFLGYQASFSIQQLLYHSSYILVAIIGGVLGVNTAGRRA; encoded by the coding sequence ATGTCAACAAAGAATTCATTTATGGCCATGCTGTACGGAGTTATCACAATATTTATCATTGTCCTATCAACCAGTATTATGTTATCACTGCTGTTACGTTTTACATCAATTCAAGAAACTGCGTTGACTTGGCCAATTATGGCATTATCATTTTTAGCCTTGTTTATTGGTGGTTTCGTTTCTGGGGGAAAAGGCAAACAGAAGGGCTGGCTAATTGGTGCAGGAACAGGTTTATTATTTTCTCTTTTAGTCTTTTTAGTTCAGTTTTTAGGATACCAAGCAAGCTTCTCAATTCAGCAATTATTATATCATAGCAGTTATATTCTAGTTGCTATCATCGGCGGTGTTCTTGGTGTAAATACTGCCGGTAGAAGAGCTTAA
- a CDS encoding YhcN/YlaJ family sporulation lipoprotein, with protein MNKFVASISAAMVLGGLVGCGVNDNAQDIMDNDSPVTQVGYANNDRDGAFTNINDRGFNDQEMFDQVDALNVGHRMGDSMEDGEAVSQRGTYGHNDTNFHGQYNTTINGMPTSSYNTLHDHVIAQHIADRIEHVRNVKDVATVIDGRTVLVAIDTNDNNDTNVEREVRRIAEGMSNGRKVRVVTDEGIVERVRSLNNGTNNNRNVDTDLSDMLIDK; from the coding sequence ATGAATAAATTTGTTGCTTCCATTTCAGCAGCAATGGTTTTAGGTGGATTAGTTGGATGTGGTGTGAATGATAACGCACAGGATATTATGGATAATGATAGTCCTGTGACGCAGGTAGGATATGCAAATAATGACCGGGATGGGGCCTTTACAAATATAAATGATCGTGGCTTTAATGATCAAGAAATGTTTGACCAGGTTGATGCCTTGAACGTTGGACACCGCATGGGAGATAGTATGGAAGATGGGGAAGCTGTTTCACAAAGGGGAACGTACGGACATAATGATACGAATTTCCATGGGCAGTATAATACAACGATAAACGGAATGCCAACAAGCTCCTATAACACCCTACATGATCATGTTATTGCTCAGCACATTGCAGACCGTATTGAGCATGTTAGGAATGTGAAGGATGTAGCTACCGTTATTGATGGAAGAACCGTATTAGTAGCAATCGATACAAACGATAATAATGATACCAATGTTGAGCGTGAAGTTCGTCGTATTGCTGAAGGGATGTCAAATGGACGGAAAGTCAGAGTTGTAACGGATGAAGGTATTGTAGAACGAGTTCGTTCTCTTAATAATGGAACCAACAACAACCGAAATGTAGATACTGATTTGTCTGATATGCTTATTGACAAATAA
- the queA gene encoding tRNA preQ1(34) S-adenosylmethionine ribosyltransferase-isomerase QueA codes for MKVDLFDFDLPEELIAQTPLEERTASRLMVVDRKTGVYNHEQFKNIIHYLSPGDALVLNDTRVLPARLFGIKEETGAKIEVLLLKQLEGDRWETLVKPAKRVQEGTIVSFGDGRLKAVCVETSEHGGRHFEFKYDGIFYEVLETLGEMPLPPYIKEQLDDRDRYQTVFARERGSAAAPTAGLHFTEEFLDEIREKGVHVTFITLHVGLGTFRPVSADSVEEHEMHSEYYHMTKETATLLNKVKEKNGKIVSVGTTSTRTLETIANEYNGKFAETSGWTNIFIYPGYEFKAIDGMLTNFHLPKSTLMMLISALAGREQILKAYEEAVNQKYRFFSFGDAMLII; via the coding sequence ATGAAGGTTGATTTATTTGATTTTGACTTACCAGAGGAATTAATCGCTCAAACGCCACTTGAGGAACGAACAGCTTCAAGATTAATGGTTGTAGATCGCAAAACAGGTGTATACAATCATGAGCAGTTTAAAAATATTATTCATTACTTAAGTCCCGGTGATGCACTTGTTTTAAATGATACACGAGTGTTACCAGCTAGACTATTTGGTATTAAAGAAGAAACAGGTGCCAAAATTGAGGTTCTGTTATTAAAGCAGCTAGAAGGGGACCGCTGGGAAACACTTGTTAAACCTGCAAAACGAGTACAGGAAGGGACAATTGTTAGCTTTGGAGATGGTCGATTAAAAGCAGTGTGCGTGGAAACAAGTGAACATGGAGGCCGCCATTTTGAATTTAAATATGATGGTATTTTTTATGAAGTACTAGAAACGCTTGGAGAAATGCCACTACCCCCATACATAAAAGAACAATTAGACGACCGTGATCGCTATCAAACTGTTTTCGCGAGAGAAAGAGGTTCAGCTGCAGCCCCAACTGCTGGATTACATTTTACGGAAGAATTTCTAGACGAGATTCGCGAAAAAGGTGTACATGTTACATTTATTACTCTTCATGTAGGCTTAGGTACATTCCGTCCAGTTAGCGCAGACTCAGTTGAAGAACATGAAATGCACAGCGAGTATTATCATATGACAAAAGAGACAGCTACTCTTCTAAACAAAGTAAAAGAAAAAAACGGAAAAATTGTTTCAGTTGGAACAACCTCCACGAGAACTTTAGAAACTATAGCTAATGAGTATAATGGAAAATTTGCAGAAACATCTGGATGGACGAACATTTTTATTTATCCAGGCTATGAGTTTAAGGCAATTGATGGAATGTTAACGAATTTTCATCTTCCTAAGTCAACTCTGATGATGCTAATAAGTGCTTTAGCTGGTCGTGAACAAATCCTTAAAGCATATGAAGAAGCTGTTAATCAAAAATACCGTTTCTTTAGTTTTGGGGATGCTATGTTAATTATTTGA
- a CDS encoding TRM11 family SAM-dependent methyltransferase: MGNHLSLDQTNYIYTYVCHEEERSLCQLERRRLFGVDTEKNIIQSPLKIDPSRSPFIKERIEIIYKGETIEYLIEKLKNMPIVKAPYKVKVFKHSERNIAYEERRSIERNIGKVIPGLADLYNPEILYAIIMVDGEWVFGSYVESKSIWYLHQKKPHQYSTALSTRVARAIVNIAIPDPHGIQAIDPCCGIGTVLVEALSMGINIVGSDNNPLVMKGARENISFFGLNGKVRLMDVRDVTGQYDVAIIDMPYNLCSVITHEDQLEMIKSARRFSNKMVIITIEEIDSIIHSAGFQIVDRCEVTKGRFSRQILVCE; the protein is encoded by the coding sequence TTGGGGAATCATTTAAGTCTAGATCAAACTAATTATATATATACATATGTTTGTCATGAGGAAGAACGCTCGTTATGTCAATTAGAAAGACGAAGGCTCTTTGGAGTAGATACTGAAAAAAATATAATCCAGAGCCCATTAAAAATAGATCCAAGCAGAAGTCCATTTATAAAAGAAAGAATTGAAATCATCTATAAAGGTGAAACGATAGAATATTTAATTGAAAAACTAAAAAATATGCCGATAGTAAAGGCTCCTTATAAAGTGAAGGTATTTAAGCATAGTGAAAGAAACATCGCCTATGAAGAAAGGCGGAGCATCGAACGTAACATTGGTAAAGTAATTCCTGGTTTAGCCGATCTCTATAATCCCGAGATTTTATATGCAATTATAATGGTAGACGGGGAGTGGGTATTCGGATCTTATGTTGAAAGTAAAAGCATATGGTATTTGCATCAAAAAAAGCCACACCAATATTCAACTGCACTAAGTACGCGTGTTGCAAGAGCTATTGTAAATATTGCTATTCCTGACCCACATGGAATACAGGCCATTGATCCATGCTGTGGTATTGGGACAGTTCTAGTCGAGGCCTTATCGATGGGGATAAATATTGTTGGCAGTGATAATAACCCACTTGTAATGAAAGGTGCACGCGAAAATATTAGTTTTTTTGGTTTAAATGGAAAAGTTAGGTTAATGGATGTTCGAGATGTAACAGGGCAATATGATGTAGCAATCATTGATATGCCATATAATCTTTGCTCTGTTATCACTCATGAAGATCAACTTGAAATGATAAAAAGTGCTCGCCGATTTTCAAATAAAATGGTCATCATCACAATCGAGGAAATTGACAGTATCATTCATTCAGCAGGGTTTCAAATTGTAGATCGATGCGAGGTAACAAAAGGAAGATTTTCAAGGCAAATTCTTGTTTGTGAGTAA
- a CDS encoding DUF2905 domain-containing protein, with the protein MGKLLIIAGIVLIVVGLLWQFVGRLPGDIVYKKGNVTFFFPIVTSIVVSIVLSLVFYFIGRFR; encoded by the coding sequence ATGGGTAAACTTTTAATAATTGCCGGGATAGTTTTAATCGTTGTGGGTTTGCTTTGGCAGTTTGTAGGCCGTTTACCGGGAGATATAGTATATAAAAAAGGTAATGTAACCTTTTTCTTTCCCATTGTAACCTCCATCGTAGTTAGCATTGTACTATCTTTAGTATTTTATTTTATTGGCCGCTTTCGATAA
- the ruvA gene encoding Holliday junction branch migration protein RuvA yields MIEFVNGNVDYISPEYIVIDVSGVGYQIFTPNPYIFQKDLNKDVRIYTHQYVREDLIALYGFQTREEKMLFIKLLNVSGIGPKGALAIIASGQPSQVVQAIEDEDEKFLVKFPGVGKKTARQIILDLKGKLNDVLPDLMPNLFTHEEHMEPSTKHAIELEEAFEALKVLGYAEKEINKIKPVLTKEEQLSTDQYIKKALQLLLR; encoded by the coding sequence TTGATTGAATTTGTTAATGGTAATGTTGATTATATCAGCCCAGAGTATATTGTTATTGATGTATCTGGTGTAGGCTATCAAATATTTACGCCAAATCCATATATTTTTCAGAAAGACTTAAATAAAGATGTCAGGATCTATACACATCAATATGTTAGAGAAGATTTAATTGCACTGTATGGCTTTCAAACAAGAGAGGAAAAAATGTTGTTTATAAAGCTGCTTAATGTCTCTGGCATTGGCCCAAAGGGTGCATTAGCAATCATTGCATCAGGCCAGCCGAGTCAGGTTGTACAGGCGATTGAGGATGAAGATGAAAAATTTTTAGTTAAGTTTCCGGGTGTTGGTAAAAAAACAGCTCGCCAAATTATCCTTGATTTAAAAGGGAAACTAAACGATGTATTACCAGACTTAATGCCAAATCTATTTACGCATGAGGAACATATGGAACCATCTACTAAACATGCCATTGAATTAGAAGAGGCATTTGAGGCATTAAAAGTTCTAGGTTACGCTGAGAAAGAAATAAATAAAATTAAACCTGTTCTAACAAAGGAAGAACAGCTTTCAACAGATCAATATATTAAGAAAGCATTGCAGTTATTATTGAGGTAG
- a CDS encoding intercompartmental signaling factor BofC, translating into MTPLFQKANVIKFIIGSLLVGGISVALVIFPTAAEKNEGELDQNNTVLQNEAMEVTGPLTVNIILKRYYLDGAVSEETVQETIWSMEDFWAQYEDWQLVDQSEGEMVFKRNVNDISPLLKADGYFGISQEGILTIYKGKPGSEEVIQSFFQIDVSKLESRQQEELKQGIPVVSKDRYQEVIESFKSLSTQ; encoded by the coding sequence ATGACTCCTTTATTTCAAAAGGCCAATGTAATTAAATTTATTATAGGCTCATTATTGGTAGGCGGGATTTCAGTTGCGCTCGTAATTTTTCCAACCGCTGCTGAAAAAAATGAAGGGGAATTAGATCAGAATAATACAGTATTGCAGAATGAGGCGATGGAGGTAACCGGACCTCTTACCGTAAATATTATATTAAAACGATATTATTTGGATGGAGCGGTGAGCGAGGAAACGGTTCAGGAAACAATTTGGTCCATGGAGGATTTCTGGGCACAGTATGAAGATTGGCAGCTTGTTGATCAAAGTGAAGGGGAAATGGTCTTTAAACGAAATGTAAATGATATATCACCTCTTCTCAAGGCTGATGGTTATTTTGGAATCTCACAAGAAGGTATCCTCACAATATATAAAGGAAAACCAGGTTCTGAGGAAGTAATCCAATCGTTTTTCCAAATTGATGTTAGTAAATTAGAAAGTCGCCAACAGGAGGAATTAAAGCAAGGTATACCTGTAGTCTCAAAGGATCGATATCAAGAAGTAATCGAAAGCTTTAAAAGTCTTTCGACCCAATAA
- the tgt gene encoding tRNA guanosine(34) transglycosylase Tgt, with amino-acid sequence MTAIRYELIKTCKQTGARLGRVTTPHSTFETPVFMPVGTLATVKTMSPDELAEMGAGIILSNTYHLWLRPGEDIVEEAGGLHSFMNWNGSILTDSGGFQVFSLSKLRDIKEEGVHFRNHLSGEKLFLSPEKAMQIQNALGSDIMMAFDECPPYPAEPDYMKNSVERTSRWAERCLQAHQNPDRQGLFGIVQGGEYEELRKQSANDLISMDFPGYAIGGLSVGEPKDVMNRVLEFTTPWLPTNKPRYLMGVGSPDSLIDGAIRGVDMFDCVLPTRIARNGTCMTSEGRLVVRNAKYARDFTPLDPNCDCKVCKNYTRAYIRHLIRCDETFGIRLTTYHNLYFLLKLMEQVRQAIREDRLGDFREEFFERYGFNRPDAKNF; translated from the coding sequence TTGACAGCAATTCGCTATGAATTAATAAAGACTTGTAAACAAACAGGGGCTAGACTAGGTCGTGTTACCACACCACATAGTACATTTGAAACACCTGTTTTTATGCCAGTGGGAACACTTGCAACCGTTAAGACAATGAGTCCAGATGAATTGGCTGAAATGGGCGCTGGCATTATTTTAAGCAATACATATCATTTATGGTTACGACCTGGTGAGGATATTGTAGAAGAGGCAGGAGGTCTGCACTCTTTTATGAATTGGAATGGATCTATTTTAACGGACTCTGGAGGTTTTCAGGTATTTAGCTTAAGTAAACTTCGTGATATAAAGGAGGAGGGTGTTCATTTCCGTAATCATTTGAGCGGAGAAAAATTATTTCTTTCTCCTGAAAAAGCTATGCAAATACAAAATGCCCTGGGCTCAGATATTATGATGGCATTTGATGAATGCCCACCTTATCCAGCTGAACCCGACTATATGAAAAATTCAGTTGAGCGTACAAGTCGATGGGCTGAACGATGTCTCCAAGCACATCAAAATCCAGATAGACAAGGTTTGTTTGGAATTGTTCAAGGTGGGGAATATGAAGAGTTAAGAAAACAAAGTGCCAATGACTTAATCTCAATGGATTTTCCTGGCTATGCAATTGGCGGACTTTCTGTTGGTGAACCAAAGGATGTTATGAATCGTGTGCTAGAATTTACGACACCATGGTTGCCAACCAATAAACCGCGTTATTTAATGGGAGTAGGATCACCAGATTCCTTGATTGACGGTGCAATCCGCGGTGTCGATATGTTTGACTGTGTATTGCCAACTAGAATTGCTAGAAACGGGACGTGTATGACAAGTGAAGGACGGCTTGTAGTTCGTAACGCAAAATACGCCCGCGATTTTACACCGCTTGACCCAAATTGTGATTGTAAAGTATGTAAAAATTACACCAGAGCCTATATTCGTCATCTAATAAGATGTGACGAAACGTTTGGAATAAGACTTACTACTTATCATAATTTATATTTTCTGTTAAAATTAATGGAGCAGGTTCGACAAGCCATCCGAGAAGACCGTCTTGGAGACTTTAGGGAAGAATTTTTTGAGCGTTATGGATTTAATCGTCCGGATGCCAAAAACTTCTAA